A genomic region of Papaver somniferum cultivar HN1 chromosome 7, ASM357369v1, whole genome shotgun sequence contains the following coding sequences:
- the LOC113294010 gene encoding uncharacterized protein LOC113294010 has protein sequence MSTVNEFSITGTINSKHNSTFITPVPKKDHIETIKYCRPICLLTSVYKIIAKVLDTRLKLVMDKLISPVQCAYIEGRQIIDGTLIANELVDSRLRSGNAGIVCKIDLEKDFDRINWKYLDFVLKQMGFSRKLCNWLNFCYSTSSFSVLINGSPFGYFTSTRGVRQGCPVSPLLFNIAMEDDTIFFVDHKKEELHNLFSALHCFEFITGLKVNTSKTRLITVGDVPELSLWAEEVGCTTDSLPFMYMGMPLGAKSGSKGIWDPIIEKFDARLSIWRRISLSKGGNRIAFWNDIWCGQQSLTTLSPNLYKLARDKDVRIADMIFVEGNWRFDFKRVLTNSEVGEYATLLTVIGDIPPVRDQLSDTRRWKLHPSGVFSVKTLYRKLVESYGIENFPYLFVWKAVVPPKINLFVWSLVHGRLNPKDVLLRKGIELDNSCVLCGDDLESQSNLFLHCKVAFRVWSQLLPTSRYSWVIPKSVMQLSLCWHNTTFTNNGNCIWNLIPVAIFWSLWKERNNCTFDANDIFKIYDDLVNEVKTSILLWAAAAGNRVHVNFSSAVIND, from the exons ATGAGTACGGTGAATGAATTTTCCATAACAGGTACAATAAACTCTAAACACAATTCTACTTTCATTACTCCTGTGCCTAAGAAGGATCACATAGAGACTATCAAATATTGTAGACCTATCTGTCTTCTAACTAGTGTGTACAAGATCATAGCAAAAGTTCTGGATACAAGGCTAAAACTTGTGATGGATAAGCTTATTTCCCCTGTTCAATGTGCATATATTGAAGGGAGACAAATTATTGATGGTACCTTAATTGCCAATGAATTGGTAGACTCTAGACTCAGGTCTGGAAATGCTggtattgtgtgcaaaattgatCTTGAGAAGGATTTCGACAGAATCAATTGGAAATATCTGGACTTTGTGTTAAAACAAATGGGCTTCAGCAGGAAATTATGTAATTGGTTGAATTTTTGCTACTCTACTTCTTCATTCTCAGTTCTTATCAACGGATCACCTTTTGGGTATTTCACAAGTACAAGAGGTGTAAGACAAGGCTGCCCAGTGTCCCCTCTTCTGTTCAACATTGCAATGGAGG ATGATACTATATTTTTTGTAGATCATAAAAAGGAGGAGTTGCATAACTTATTCTCAGCTCTTCATTGTTTTGAGTTTATTACCGGTTTAAAGGTAAACACATCCAAAACTAGGCTTATTACGGTTGGCGATGTTCCTGAATTATCTTTATGGGCTGAAGAAGTTGGGTGTACAACTGATTCCTTACCTTTTATGTACATGGGAATGCCACTCGGTGCAAAATcaggatcaaaaggaatttggGACCCGATCATAGAGAAATTTGATGCTAGACTATCCATTTGGAGAAGGATATCATTATCTAAAGGAG GAAACAGAATTGCATTCTGGAATGACATATGGTGTGGCCAGCAATCTTTAACTACTTTATCTCCAAACCTATACAAACTGGCCAGAGACAAAGATGTTAGGATTGCCGATATGATTTTTGTGGAGGGGAATTGGAGGTTTGATTTCAAACGTGTCCTAACTAATTCAGAAGTTGGAGAATACGCCACTCTCCTCACTGTCATTGGTGATATTCCACCGGTTCGAGATCAACTTTCAGATACGAGAAGATGGAAACTTCATCCTTCAGGTGTGTTTTCCGTTAAAACTTTATACCGTAAACTGGTCGAATCATATGGAATAGAAAATTTCCCATATCTTTTTGTGTGGAAGGCTGTTGTTCCACCCAAAATCAACCTCTTTGTTTGGAGTTTAGTTCACGGTAGGTTAAACCCTAAAGATGTCCTCCTGCGTAAGGGAATTGAGCTGGATAATTCATGTGTCCTTTGTGGTGATGATTTAGAATCTCAAAGCAACCTCTTCCTACACTGTAAAGTCGCTTTCAGAGTATGGTCTCAACTGTTGCCCACCTCTCGATATTCTTGGGTAATTCCTAAATCGGTTATGCAACTTTCTCTTTGTTGGCACAATACAACCTTTACAAACAATGGAAACtgtatttggaatttgataccgGTAGCAATCTTCTGGTCCTTATGGAAAGAGCGCAACAACTGTACCTTTGATGCAAACGATATCTTCAAGATATATGACGATCTGGTCAATGAAGTTAAGACTTCTATCCTCCTATGGGCCGCAGCGGCTGGAAACAGAGTTCATGTGAATTTCTCTAGTGCTGTGATTAATGATTGA